The Prosthecobacter algae genome has a segment encoding these proteins:
- a CDS encoding RNA polymerase sigma factor codes for MTTPEDDEDKHLLIALAGGNDPALNVLMRRWNARLIAYLQRLSGSHTTACDLAQETFVRVYKHRQRYRPNQKFSTWLFAIATNLARNQLRWQKRHPVTLLEPSQISDLPLKCELPTPCHSLEQQERAEAVREAILKLPQEQKECLILSTYEGLSHAEIAEIMNTTEKVVEMRLYHARKQLKELLLPWLKQE; via the coding sequence ATGACAACCCCTGAGGACGACGAAGACAAACATCTCCTGATCGCCCTGGCCGGAGGCAATGACCCGGCCTTAAACGTCCTGATGCGCCGTTGGAATGCGCGCCTCATTGCCTATTTGCAGCGTCTTTCTGGCAGTCACACCACCGCCTGTGATCTCGCCCAAGAGACCTTCGTTCGTGTTTACAAGCACCGGCAGCGCTACCGGCCAAACCAAAAGTTTTCCACCTGGCTCTTTGCCATCGCGACCAACCTCGCACGTAACCAACTCCGCTGGCAAAAACGCCATCCAGTGACCCTCTTGGAACCATCACAGATATCAGACCTGCCGCTCAAATGTGAACTTCCCACCCCGTGCCACAGCCTAGAGCAGCAAGAGCGAGCCGAGGCCGTCCGAGAAGCGATTTTAAAACTGCCTCAAGAACAAAAGGAGTGCCTCATCCTTTCCACCTACGAAGGCCTGTCCCACGCCGAGATTGCCGAGATCATGAACACCACGGAAAAAGTGGTGGAAATGCGTCTTTACCACGCCCGCAAACAGCTCAAGGAACTTTTGCTGCCCTGGCTGAAGCAGGAGTAA
- the pgsA gene encoding CDP-diacylglycerol--glycerol-3-phosphate 3-phosphatidyltransferase: MNLPNQLTLARLVLTGFFVACFYVPWANAYSIAVIIFGIASFTDYLDGKIARARNLVTNFGKLFDPLADKILIAAAFILLSVDKTIPSWITIAILSREFFVTGIRQIAAGQGAVLAAEKLGKHKMVWQIITVLYFMLSAASREPLFGFLKPLFAPSVAHDWIGGFIIYFTTALTLVSGFSYFWKNRHLFNDA, translated from the coding sequence ATGAACCTGCCCAATCAGCTCACCCTCGCACGCCTGGTGCTCACAGGGTTCTTTGTGGCCTGCTTCTACGTGCCTTGGGCCAATGCTTATTCCATCGCCGTCATCATCTTCGGCATCGCCAGTTTCACCGACTACCTGGATGGGAAAATTGCCCGTGCGCGGAATCTGGTGACCAACTTCGGCAAACTCTTCGATCCCCTCGCGGACAAGATCCTCATCGCCGCCGCCTTTATCCTCCTCTCAGTCGACAAAACGATCCCCTCCTGGATCACCATCGCCATTCTCTCACGCGAATTTTTTGTCACGGGCATCCGTCAGATCGCCGCCGGGCAGGGTGCCGTCCTCGCCGCCGAAAAGCTGGGCAAGCACAAGATGGTCTGGCAGATCATCACCGTCCTCTACTTCATGCTCAGCGCGGCCTCCCGCGAGCCTCTGTTTGGCTTTCTGAAGCCCCTGTTTGCCCCTTCCGTCGCCCATGACTGGATCGGCGGTTTCATCATCTATTTCACCACAGCCTTGACCCTCGTCTCCGGCTTCAGCTACTTTTGGAAAAACAGGCACTTGTTCAATGATGCGTGA
- a CDS encoding RidA family protein, with protein sequence MSAEAQLTALNLTLPPAPPKGGVYKPVVVVGNVAYLSGHGPYLADGGMIRGRVGEDLDLAEAHAAARQTGLAMLATLQKELGSLDRIKRVVKLLGMVNSTPEFSDHPKVINGCSELFAQVWGEENGIGARSAVGMGSLPGQIAVEIEGIFELHA encoded by the coding sequence ATGTCCGCCGAAGCCCAGCTCACCGCCCTGAATCTCACCCTGCCGCCTGCACCGCCCAAAGGGGGCGTTTACAAGCCCGTCGTGGTCGTCGGCAATGTGGCCTACCTCTCCGGTCACGGTCCTTATCTCGCCGATGGCGGCATGATCCGGGGCCGTGTGGGTGAGGATCTGGACCTCGCCGAAGCCCACGCTGCCGCACGCCAGACCGGACTCGCCATGCTGGCCACGTTGCAAAAAGAGCTCGGCAGCCTGGACCGCATCAAACGTGTGGTCAAACTGCTCGGCATGGTCAACTCCACCCCCGAGTTTTCCGACCACCCGAAGGTCATCAATGGCTGTAGCGAGCTCTTTGCCCAGGTCTGGGGCGAGGAAAACGGCATCGGCGCGCGCAGCGCCGTCGGCATGGGCTCTTTGCCCGGCCAGATCGCCGTCGAGATCGAGGGCATCTTCGAGCTGCACGCGTAG
- a CDS encoding CPXCG motif-containing cysteine-rich protein has product MHTVPVICPSCFEEFEVPAPFVTETPCDVDYDCEVCCRPMRIAFEEEDDEVVGMAYGLND; this is encoded by the coding sequence ATGCACACGGTCCCTGTCATCTGCCCTTCCTGTTTTGAGGAATTTGAAGTCCCCGCCCCATTTGTGACGGAGACGCCGTGTGATGTGGACTATGACTGCGAAGTCTGCTGCCGACCCATGCGCATCGCCTTTGAGGAGGAAGACGATGAGGTGGTCGGCATGGCCTATGGGCTGAACGACTGA
- a CDS encoding SRPBCC family protein has product MHLREFSQSQVLPIPLAEAWAFFSNPANLNEITPPDMRFQTLGGDLSAVHPGQLIWYRLQLAPFIYRTWVTEIKLVVPGEFFVDEQRFGPYKLWHHRHSFRAVSETHTEVSDHVVYALPFWPFSEIAHALYVKRMHEKVFRYRQQELVRRFGS; this is encoded by the coding sequence ATGCATCTACGAGAGTTTAGCCAGTCGCAGGTTTTGCCGATTCCTCTGGCGGAGGCGTGGGCGTTTTTTTCCAATCCGGCCAATCTCAATGAGATCACCCCTCCTGACATGCGGTTTCAGACCTTGGGTGGGGATCTCTCGGCAGTGCATCCAGGGCAACTGATCTGGTATCGTCTGCAACTGGCCCCTTTTATCTACCGCACCTGGGTGACGGAGATCAAGCTGGTGGTGCCGGGTGAGTTCTTTGTGGATGAGCAACGTTTCGGTCCTTACAAACTGTGGCACCATCGGCACAGCTTTCGTGCCGTGTCAGAGACACACACGGAGGTGAGTGACCATGTGGTGTATGCCCTGCCATTCTGGCCCTTCAGCGAGATCGCACACGCGCTTTACGTGAAGCGGATGCATGAGAAGGTGTTTCGTTATCGCCAGCAGGAGCTGGTGAGACGTTTTGGTTCCTGA
- a CDS encoding pseudouridine synthase — MTRTGLARALSKLGHCSRSQGFALIKAGQVTLNGRICRDPEQPVRLGQDVIQVAGDAVAAAARVYVMLNKPRGLVTTASDEEGRATVYECFQEAGLPHVSPVGRLDKASEGLLLFTNDNAWANGITDPETHVEKTYHVQVASLVDENLLQRLRVGVRVDGESLRLLRVSVLRQGEKNSWLDVTLDEGKNRHIRRVLEVHGLEVLRLVRVSVGSLVLGELGKGSWRHLLPVEVRALSRKPR, encoded by the coding sequence ATGACTCGCACCGGTCTGGCCCGCGCCCTTTCGAAATTGGGCCACTGTTCCCGCAGCCAGGGTTTTGCCCTCATCAAGGCTGGGCAGGTGACCTTGAACGGTCGCATCTGCCGGGATCCTGAGCAGCCAGTGCGGCTGGGGCAGGATGTCATCCAGGTCGCGGGAGATGCCGTGGCTGCGGCTGCGCGGGTGTATGTGATGCTGAACAAGCCTCGGGGCCTCGTCACCACAGCCAGCGATGAAGAAGGGCGGGCCACCGTTTATGAATGTTTTCAAGAGGCTGGGCTGCCGCATGTTTCTCCCGTCGGGCGGCTGGATAAGGCGAGCGAAGGCCTGCTGCTGTTCACCAATGACAATGCCTGGGCCAACGGCATTACCGATCCGGAAACGCATGTGGAGAAAACTTACCATGTCCAGGTGGCCAGTCTGGTGGATGAAAATCTGCTGCAACGCCTGCGGGTCGGGGTGCGGGTGGACGGTGAAAGCCTGCGTCTGCTGCGTGTCTCCGTCCTGCGACAGGGCGAGAAGAACAGTTGGTTAGACGTGACCCTGGATGAAGGCAAAAACAGGCATATCCGGCGCGTGCTGGAGGTGCATGGGCTGGAGGTGCTGCGTCTGGTGCGTGTGTCCGTCGGCAGCCTGGTCCTGGGCGAGCTGGGTAAAGGAAGTTGGCGTCATCTGCTCCCGGTGGAAGTCAGGGCTTTGAGTCGGAAGCCGCGTTGA
- the rpmA gene encoding 50S ribosomal protein L27 has protein sequence MAHKKGQGSVKNGRDSNSKRLGVKKFGGESVISGNIIIRQRGTKWVPGAGVGIGRDHTLFALVDGRVRFDKDGRRVNIDEAALQA, from the coding sequence ATGGCTCATAAGAAAGGTCAAGGAAGTGTCAAAAACGGTCGCGACAGCAACAGCAAGCGTCTCGGCGTGAAAAAATTTGGCGGTGAGAGCGTCATCTCCGGCAACATCATCATCCGTCAGCGCGGCACCAAGTGGGTCCCAGGCGCCGGTGTTGGCATCGGCCGTGACCACACCCTTTTCGCCCTCGTAGACGGGCGTGTTCGTTTCGACAAAGATGGTCGTCGGGTCAACATTGATGAGGCTGCTCTTCAGGCCTAA
- the rplU gene encoding 50S ribosomal protein L21, whose protein sequence is MAYAIFKTGGKQYRASVGDFVDVEKLEVAEGETASFDQVLAAGEGADIKIGAPTVAGATVEFKVLKQFKAAKVTAFKFKKRKGYHLTKGHRQPLTRVQVVSINA, encoded by the coding sequence ATGGCATACGCAATCTTCAAAACTGGTGGCAAACAATACAGAGCTTCCGTGGGCGACTTCGTCGACGTGGAAAAGCTGGAAGTTGCTGAAGGTGAAACCGCTTCTTTCGATCAGGTGCTGGCCGCCGGCGAAGGCGCAGACATCAAGATCGGTGCTCCTACCGTAGCTGGTGCTACCGTTGAATTTAAAGTGCTGAAGCAGTTCAAGGCTGCCAAGGTCACCGCTTTCAAATTCAAGAAGCGCAAAGGCTACCATCTCACCAAAGGCCACCGTCAGCCGCTTACCCGCGTGCAGGTCGTCTCCATCAACGCTTAA
- a CDS encoding STAS domain-containing protein, with amino-acid sequence MIAPSTILVGRIGKVFWLRVEGRGTFQNSVQVKKALQAVVANGTHDLVVDLERCPMMDSTFLGTLTGAALHLREKNGGSLSVLNANARNLQLLSDLGLDHIMSVDTQGNAWPEERELACAQLATCGEKGASCKLEHTQHVLQAHQTLADMSNINEGRFRDVIYFLEKELEEQPELATS; translated from the coding sequence GTGATTGCTCCATCTACCATTCTTGTAGGCCGGATAGGCAAAGTTTTTTGGTTGCGGGTGGAAGGACGTGGCACTTTTCAAAATTCCGTCCAGGTCAAAAAAGCCCTCCAGGCCGTCGTGGCCAACGGCACACATGATCTGGTGGTGGATCTGGAACGATGTCCGATGATGGACTCCACCTTTCTCGGCACCCTCACCGGGGCTGCCCTGCACCTGAGGGAAAAAAATGGGGGCTCCCTCAGCGTTCTGAACGCAAATGCCCGCAATCTGCAGTTGCTCTCCGACCTGGGGCTGGACCACATCATGTCTGTGGACACCCAGGGAAATGCCTGGCCGGAAGAACGTGAACTGGCCTGCGCCCAGCTCGCGACCTGCGGGGAAAAAGGTGCCAGTTGCAAACTCGAGCACACCCAGCATGTGCTTCAGGCCCACCAGACACTGGCCGACATGAGCAACATCAACGAAGGTCGCTTCCGCGATGTGATTTATTTTTTAGAGAAGGAGCTTGAGGAACAGCCAGAACTGGCCACCTCCTGA
- a CDS encoding GAF domain-containing SpoIIE family protein phosphatase codes for MSIIIITVLSLLLAGCVSALVIISKKKDQAILDLLKEEQAIVEEERRMFGFLHDLGEAITREDSQSTMYRLIVEGAMRVLESNGGALYLLDPTGKSLVPRFHSDHAAPLIDLPERIAAMGKANGSALLSFLRLHSLRLDEGIIGSVFVNQRPEIIEDLRKDPRLNQASSFQNNITTLIGPLSFGPKKLGVLAVTSPKGVRTYNANDFEVFKSIVEQSAFALANAMAHQAASEKKQIEAELRAASDIQRILLPENDPILQGYTIAGRNIPAKVLSGDYYDYIPLTGNRHGVVIADVSGKGTAAAIITAMCRSILRSNSDSSPSPAAVLGAVNRQLAPDIREDMFISMIYLVFDAATDHLTLARAGHTLPLIWRKATGKVESLHSGGLAVGIDKGDVFERVTKDLTFQMHPGDCLLLYTDGVNEALDGKGLEFGEERIHTNLATLAPQGAKAVIDGIIADVDKFLGGKRSHDDITLIALQKAA; via the coding sequence ATGAGCATCATCATCATCACTGTGCTGAGCCTGTTGCTTGCAGGCTGTGTCTCTGCCCTGGTGATCATCTCGAAGAAAAAAGACCAGGCCATCCTGGATCTACTGAAGGAAGAACAGGCCATCGTCGAAGAGGAACGCCGCATGTTTGGCTTCCTTCACGATCTGGGTGAGGCCATCACCCGGGAAGACAGCCAGTCCACCATGTATCGCCTCATCGTGGAAGGGGCCATGCGGGTGCTGGAGAGCAATGGCGGTGCCCTCTACCTGCTGGATCCCACCGGAAAATCCTTGGTGCCGCGCTTTCATTCCGACCACGCGGCTCCTCTCATCGACCTGCCGGAGCGCATTGCCGCCATGGGCAAGGCCAATGGCTCGGCCCTGCTCAGCTTCCTGCGCCTGCATTCATTGCGCTTGGACGAAGGCATCATCGGCAGCGTTTTTGTCAATCAGCGGCCCGAAATCATCGAAGACCTGCGCAAAGACCCCCGACTGAATCAGGCCAGCAGCTTTCAAAACAACATCACCACCCTCATCGGCCCCCTCAGTTTCGGCCCGAAAAAACTCGGCGTTCTGGCCGTCACCTCACCGAAAGGCGTGCGCACCTACAACGCCAACGACTTCGAAGTCTTCAAGTCCATTGTCGAACAGTCCGCCTTTGCGCTGGCCAATGCCATGGCCCACCAGGCCGCCTCCGAGAAAAAACAGATCGAGGCAGAGCTGCGCGCCGCCAGCGACATTCAGCGCATCCTTCTCCCAGAGAACGATCCGATCCTCCAGGGTTACACCATCGCAGGGCGAAACATCCCAGCCAAGGTACTCAGCGGCGATTATTACGACTACATCCCCCTGACCGGGAACCGCCATGGCGTGGTCATTGCCGATGTCTCCGGCAAAGGCACGGCCGCAGCCATCATCACGGCCATGTGCCGCAGCATCCTGCGCAGCAATTCCGACAGCAGCCCCTCCCCCGCCGCCGTTCTGGGGGCCGTGAACCGGCAACTGGCCCCGGACATCCGCGAAGACATGTTCATCAGCATGATCTACCTCGTCTTTGATGCGGCGACGGATCACCTCACCCTGGCCCGCGCCGGCCACACCCTCCCGCTCATCTGGCGCAAGGCCACCGGCAAGGTCGAAAGCCTGCATAGCGGTGGCCTCGCCGTGGGCATTGACAAGGGCGACGTCTTTGAGCGCGTCACCAAAGACCTCACTTTCCAGATGCACCCTGGGGACTGCCTGCTGCTTTACACCGACGGCGTCAATGAAGCCCTCGACGGCAAAGGCCTCGAATTTGGTGAAGAACGCATCCACACCAATCTCGCCACCCTGGCACCCCAGGGGGCCAAAGCCGTCATTGATGGCATCATTGCGGATGTGGACAAGTTTTTGGGCGGCAAACGCTCCCATGACGACATCACCTTGATTGCCTTGCAGAAGGCGGCATAA
- a CDS encoding nucleotide exchange factor GrpE: MSEPSPSPETQPEIPESPVSVEAPEAAPEAALSPLEAALADAAQWKDLAYRNAAELDNFRKRTTREAQETRSYANADLLRSLFPILDNFEMGLEAARAESEKSMIFMGMNMVHRQITDFLREQGVQEIEALGKPFDPNLHDAVSQEISTEAAEGTVLRVTRRGYKLKDRMLRAASVIVAGAPAPAETAPAA; the protein is encoded by the coding sequence ATGTCCGAGCCGAGTCCCTCCCCCGAGACCCAGCCTGAAATCCCTGAGTCCCCCGTCTCCGTGGAAGCCCCTGAAGCAGCCCCCGAGGCCGCTTTGAGCCCCCTGGAAGCCGCCCTGGCGGACGCCGCCCAATGGAAAGACCTGGCCTACCGCAATGCGGCGGAGCTGGATAACTTCCGCAAGCGCACCACCCGCGAAGCCCAGGAAACCCGTTCCTATGCCAATGCGGACCTTCTGCGCTCCCTTTTCCCCATCCTGGATAATTTCGAAATGGGCCTGGAAGCCGCCCGTGCGGAATCTGAGAAATCCATGATCTTCATGGGCATGAACATGGTCCACCGCCAGATCACCGATTTCCTCCGTGAGCAAGGCGTGCAGGAAATCGAAGCCCTGGGCAAACCCTTTGACCCGAATCTGCATGACGCCGTCTCCCAAGAGATCAGTACCGAGGCCGCAGAAGGCACCGTGCTGCGCGTCACCCGCCGCGGGTACAAGCTCAAGGACCGCATGCTCCGCGCCGCCAGCGTCATCGTCGCAGGTGCACCTGCCCCAGCCGAAACCGCCCCGGCAGCGTAA
- the dnaJ gene encoding molecular chaperone DnaJ encodes MADKRDYYEVLGVSKDVSADELKKAYRKLAVKFHPDKNPGDKTAEDKFKEVGEAYDILSDDQKRAAYDRYGHGAFAGGMGGPSTGGGGGFHDPFDIFREVFGGAGGGGGAGGIFESFFGGGGGGGGRQRKDGPQRGSDLRYGLEISLEEAASGCEREIEYERLNSCKTCSGSGSASGGGKKTCRTCGGVGQVISSRGFFQIQQTCPDCSGSGEVISDPCKTCSGSGRSKERTKIRVKIPAGIEDGSRLRSGGNGDYGSKGGPAGDLYIVVQVRQHDIFEREGDDLHCQMPLSFATATLGGETTVPTLEGKANLKVPAGTQNGTTFRLRGKGIKTLGEDHHGDLYVHVQIAVPTKLSTEQKTHLEAFAKSFGETPSSTMEQSFFEKAKKFFK; translated from the coding sequence ATGGCAGATAAACGCGATTATTACGAGGTACTGGGCGTCTCCAAAGACGTCTCTGCCGATGAACTGAAAAAGGCTTACCGCAAACTGGCCGTCAAATTCCACCCGGACAAAAACCCAGGGGATAAGACGGCAGAAGACAAGTTCAAGGAAGTCGGCGAAGCTTACGACATCCTCAGCGACGACCAGAAACGAGCTGCCTACGACCGCTATGGCCACGGTGCCTTTGCCGGTGGCATGGGCGGGCCTAGCACAGGCGGTGGCGGCGGCTTCCACGATCCCTTCGACATCTTCCGTGAAGTCTTCGGCGGCGCGGGTGGTGGCGGCGGTGCCGGCGGCATCTTCGAAAGCTTCTTCGGCGGCGGTGGGGGCGGTGGCGGACGCCAGCGCAAAGACGGCCCCCAGCGCGGCAGCGACCTCCGATACGGCCTCGAAATCTCCCTCGAAGAAGCCGCCAGCGGCTGCGAGCGCGAGATCGAGTACGAGCGCCTCAACAGTTGCAAGACCTGCTCCGGCAGCGGCTCTGCCAGCGGCGGTGGCAAAAAGACCTGCCGCACCTGTGGCGGCGTGGGCCAGGTCATCTCCTCACGCGGTTTCTTCCAGATCCAGCAGACCTGCCCGGACTGCAGCGGCTCTGGCGAAGTCATCAGCGACCCTTGCAAAACCTGCTCCGGCAGCGGTCGCTCGAAAGAGCGCACCAAAATTCGGGTCAAAATCCCTGCAGGCATTGAGGACGGCTCCCGCCTTCGCTCCGGTGGTAATGGCGACTACGGCAGCAAGGGTGGCCCAGCGGGCGATCTCTACATCGTCGTCCAGGTGCGCCAGCACGACATTTTTGAGCGTGAAGGCGATGACCTCCACTGCCAGATGCCGCTCAGCTTTGCCACCGCTACCCTTGGTGGCGAAACCACCGTCCCCACCCTGGAAGGCAAGGCCAACCTGAAAGTGCCTGCCGGCACCCAGAACGGCACCACCTTCCGCCTCCGCGGCAAAGGCATCAAAACCCTCGGCGAAGATCACCACGGTGACCTCTACGTCCACGTGCAGATCGCCGTGCCTACCAAGCTTTCGACCGAGCAAAAGACCCATCTCGAAGCCTTCGCCAAGTCCTTTGGCGAAACGCCCTCCTCCACCATGGAGCAAAGCTTTTTTGAGAAGGCCAAAAAGTTCTTCAAATAA
- a CDS encoding glutaredoxin, whose protein sequence is MSQPKITAYLKTYCGWSEGVRAIFRKYSLDFEEKDIIKNPAFRWEMEQKSGQPLSPCVEINGTMLPDISGEEVERWMLANNLLEKNETPPDAPIDSACTDAQHAAMAAGQVGKISFVN, encoded by the coding sequence ATGAGCCAACCGAAAATCACCGCCTACCTGAAGACCTACTGCGGCTGGAGCGAAGGCGTGCGCGCCATCTTCCGCAAATACAGCCTCGACTTCGAAGAGAAGGACATCATTAAAAACCCCGCCTTCCGCTGGGAGATGGAACAGAAAAGCGGCCAGCCCCTGAGCCCCTGCGTGGAGATCAATGGCACCATGCTGCCTGACATCAGCGGCGAAGAAGTGGAGCGCTGGATGCTCGCCAATAACCTTCTGGAAAAGAACGAGACCCCGCCCGATGCCCCGATTGATTCCGCCTGCACCGACGCCCAGCACGCCGCCATGGCCGCTGGCCAGGTGGGCAAGATCAGCTTTGTGAACTGA
- a CDS encoding RNA-binding protein yields MNTKMYVGNLPFSATDVDLRDLFAQFGGVTDVFLPMDRESGRPRGFAFVSMDTPEAMTAAITGLNGKDFGGRSLTINEARPKEERPAFGGGGGGGSRGGYGGGGGGGGGSRGGYGGGGGGGGRGGYGGGGGGGGGRGGKSWDRDRGGKGEGGERW; encoded by the coding sequence ATGAATACGAAAATGTATGTGGGGAACCTCCCCTTCAGTGCCACCGATGTTGATCTGCGCGATCTCTTCGCCCAATTCGGCGGCGTTACCGATGTCTTCCTGCCGATGGATCGCGAGAGCGGTCGCCCACGTGGGTTCGCCTTCGTCAGCATGGACACACCGGAAGCGATGACGGCAGCCATCACTGGCCTGAACGGCAAAGACTTCGGTGGTCGCTCCCTGACGATCAATGAGGCTCGTCCGAAAGAAGAACGCCCAGCCTTCGGTGGCGGTGGCGGCGGCGGCAGCCGTGGTGGTTACGGCGGCGGCGGTGGTGGCGGCGGCGGCAGCCGTGGCGGCTACGGCGGTGGTGGCGGCGGCGGTGGCCGTGGCGGCTACGGCGGTGGTGGCGGCGGCGGCGGTGGCCGTGGCGGCAAAAGCTGGGACCGTGACCGTGGTGGCAAGGGCGAAGGCGGCGAACGCTGGTAA